A window of the Lactuca sativa cultivar Salinas chromosome 7, Lsat_Salinas_v11, whole genome shotgun sequence genome harbors these coding sequences:
- the LOC111890957 gene encoding protein DUF642 L-GALACTONO-1,4-LACTONE-RESPONSIVE GENE 2, with protein MASYSATTKSFTLFCLIVSHFLAVFTAEDGLLTNGDFETPPSGGFADEGLGDNPDAIPNWKVNGTVELVASGQKQGGMILIVPEGRHAVRLGNDAQISQELKLEKGEIYSITFSASRTCAQLESLNVSVPPASQTIDLQTLYSVQGWDTYAWAFQADQEDTNVVFTNPGMEDDPTCGPIIDDIAIKKLFVPTKPKDNAVLNGDFEEGPWMFRNASLGVLLPTNLDEEISSLPGWIVESNRAVRYIDSNHFSVPGGKRALELLSGKEGIISQMVSTTPNKPYKMSFSLGHANDMCKQPLAVMAFAGDQAENIHYAPNGNSTFQIVNVNFTAKAERTRVAFYSVYYNTRSDDMSSLCGPVVDDVAVVVSKGVRGLGFSGLVVFVLVLLFVV; from the exons ATGGCTTCATACTCCGCAACAACCAAATCGTTTACACTATTTTGTCTTATCGTCTCTCATTTCCTTGCTGTTTTTACTGCAGAAGATG GCTTACTAACCAACGGCGACTTCGAGACACCACCATCGGGAGGTTTCGCCGACGAAGGCCTCGGCGACAACCCCGACGCAATCCCAAACTGGAAAGTCAACGGCACGGTGGAATTAGTCGCCTCCGGTCAAAAACAAGGCGGAATGATCCTCATCGTCCCCGAAGGTCGACACGCAGTGAGACTCGGCAACGACGCTCAGATCTCCCAAGAATTAAAATTAGAAAAAGGCGAAATTTACTCCATCACTTTCAGCGCCTCTCGCACGTGTGCACAGCTAGAATCCTTAAACGTGTCTGTTCCTCCTGCGTCACAGACGATTGATTTACAAACGCTGTATAGTGTTCAAGGGTGGGACACGTACGCTTGGGCGTTTCAAGCTGATCAAGAAGATACTAATGTCGTTTTTACGAATCCTGGCATGGAAGATGACCCCACGTGTGGGCCCATCATTGATGATATTGCTATTAAGAAGCTTTTTGTTCCTACCAAACCTAAAG ATAACGCAGTACTAAATGGAGATTTCGAAGAAGGTCCATGGATGTTTAGGAACGCATCTCTAGGCGTCCTACTCCCAACCAACCTGGATGAGGAAATCTCATCCCTACCCGGTTGGATCGTAGAATCCAACCGGGCAGTTCGTTACATCGACTCAAACCATTTCTCAGTTCCGGGCGGCAAACGCGCCCTAGAACTGCTTTCAGGCAAAGAAGGCATAATCTCCCAAATGGTTTCCACCACCCCAAACAAGCCTTACAAAATGTCATTTTCCCTCGGTCACGCGAATGACATGTGCAAGCAACCTCTTGCAGTCATGGCATTCGCGGGTGACCAAGCGGAAAACATTCACTATGCACCAAACGGGAATTCCACTTTTCAAATTGTGAATGTGAATTTTACGGCTAAGGCCGAGAGGACACGTGTCGCGTTTTATAGTGTTTATTATAATACGAGAAGTGATGATATGAGCTCTTTGTGTGGGCCCGTGGTTGATGACGTGGCGGTGGTGGTTTCGAAGGGGGTTAGAGGGTTAGGGTTTTCGGGTTTGGTggtttttgttttggttttgttGTTTGTGGTTTAG
- the LOC111890966 gene encoding la-related protein 6A, whose translation MEGGGEEVIMPIHDPDVLPVGSPEETIMDPHFDNQSPESDELPPPHPSAADTATLTDELRDKIIKQVEYYFSDENLRTDKFLLKYLAKDEEGYVPVAVIASFKKMKKLTHHKSLIVAALKESSLLTLSSNEKKVKRVHPFPLTEALDPELCTVLVENLPEDHTVENMKKIFSQAGVIKKITIHEENAAKEQRKCSIEEKLLSGKLHAVVEYNTVEAAENAVATLNNEQDWRHGMRVKLLKRKVKIAQRKKGHDSEKKINVQVDPHPPMEKENQQSSEHHDDIPNEEEKNGNRNCQNQNRRRPRKNKYQGSSGIGIGMGHGTLVHNNHGGEVSKPPPGPRMPDGTKGFTMGRGRGGGGGGSLNV comes from the exons ATGGAAGGCGGTGGAGAAGAAGTCATCATGCCAATCCATGATCCTGATGTCCTCCCCGTTGGTTCGCCGGAGGAAACGATCATGGATCCTCACTTCGACAATCAGTCTCCGGAATCCGATGAACTTCCCCCTCCTCATCCTTCGGCCGCCGATACCGCCACCCTAACGGATGAGCTTCGGGACAAGATCATCAAACAG GTGGAATACTATTTCAGTGATGAAAACTTGAGAACAGACAAGTTTTTGTTGAAGTATCTTGCAAAAGATGAGGAAGGCTATG TTCCTGTTGCAGTTATTGCTTCTTTCAAGAAAATGAAGAAGCTCACACATCACAAATCACTGATTGTGGCTGCACTTAAGGAATCTTCTCTTCTA AcattaagttcaaatgagaagaAAGTCAAACGAGTTCATCCATTCCCTTTGACCGAGGCTTTGGATCCAGAG CTATGCACTGTTTTGGTGGAGAATCTTCCAGAAGATCACACAGTAGAGAACATGAAGAAGATATTTAGCCAAGCTGGAGT TATCAAGAAAATTACTATTCATGAAGAGAATGCTGCAAAGGAGCAAAGGAAATGCAGTATTGAGGAGAAGCTTCTAAGTGGAAAG CTGCATGCAGTGGTGGAATACAACACTGTTGAAGCTGCTGAGAATGCT GTTGCGACTTTAAACAATGAGCAAGATTGGCGACATGGCATGCGAGTGAAGCTTCTCAAACGCAAg GTCAAAATTGCACAAAGAAAAAAAGGACATGATTCCGAGAAGAAAATTAATGTTCAAGTGGATCCACATCCACCAATGGAAAAAGAAAACCAACAATCAAGTGAGCATCATGATGATATACCAAATGAAGAg gagaaaaaCGGAAACAGGAATTGTCAAAACCAAAACCGAAGGCGTCCAAGGAAAAACAAGTATCAAGGATCTAGTGGCATTGGCATTGGCATGG GTCATGGGACATTGGTGCATAATAATCATGGGGGTGAAGTATCAAAGCCGCCACCTGGACCACGAATGCCGGATGGAACAAAAGGGTTTACAATGGGACGTGGAcgtggaggtggaggtggaggatcTCTTAATGTTTAA